Proteins encoded within one genomic window of Candidatus Hydrogenedentota bacterium:
- a CDS encoding cyclic nucleotide-binding domain-containing protein encodes MLKSESATSAFDDAVAAAPSGVPGERRLTRWARPFGEMSDADIVGVLRYDPFRSICADLEEARKPQFVSFGVPVSIHGILKNDARIRRYRPGEFAVRKDDYGNSAFFVLEGELRAVLQPDLPAALLGHRERVHVGVVRSFGRRVRDMLFPPPAEYRAPNPKARSLDEQGVVLDAKELAAVLDPAQYQTAPLRPGAFFGEIGAIYRMPRELSIVASAETRLLEIRWQGLRDLMEADEGIARHIDDMYRKRSLKGALEAIPHFNNLPDDVLDQVQFTTYGKYDEWSSEYIGLSAEEKTHVIEQEEIIVQEGDYPNGVHVVRAGFARESKRYGHGHRTLNYLASGQVFGIKEVLYNWQHPNHPIPFQHSLRAIGYAHILTIPTHLVEKYVLPVLLKEQPNFPRYRSKDIRTGNTEVDSTLRDDIGAGLFEFLAENRVLNGTRTMLINLDRCTRCDDCVRGCAAAHDNNPRFVRHGPIHGNIMVANSCMHCADPVCMIGCPTGAISRESLEGQVVINEDTCIGCATCFSNCPYDAIRMITVRNRRGEFRIATSGEAAGAPIYKATKCDFCVDHTGGPACVRACPHDALQRVNMQNVDELARFLKR; translated from the coding sequence ATGCTGAAGTCCGAAAGCGCAACATCCGCATTCGATGATGCCGTAGCCGCCGCTCCCTCCGGCGTTCCGGGGGAGCGGCGGCTTACCCGATGGGCGCGCCCCTTCGGGGAAATGTCCGATGCGGATATCGTGGGCGTGCTGCGCTACGATCCGTTCCGATCGATCTGCGCGGACCTCGAAGAGGCCCGCAAACCGCAGTTCGTCTCGTTCGGCGTGCCCGTCTCCATTCACGGCATCCTGAAGAATGACGCGCGGATCCGGCGGTACCGTCCCGGCGAGTTCGCGGTCCGCAAGGATGACTACGGGAACTCCGCCTTTTTTGTGCTCGAAGGCGAGCTTCGCGCGGTGCTGCAGCCGGACCTGCCCGCGGCCCTGCTCGGGCACCGGGAACGGGTCCATGTGGGGGTGGTGCGGTCCTTCGGGCGGCGCGTCCGCGACATGCTTTTTCCGCCGCCCGCCGAGTACCGGGCGCCGAACCCCAAGGCCAGATCCCTCGACGAGCAGGGCGTCGTGCTGGACGCGAAGGAGCTGGCCGCGGTGCTTGACCCGGCCCAGTACCAGACGGCCCCGTTGCGGCCCGGCGCCTTCTTTGGCGAGATCGGCGCCATCTACCGCATGCCCCGGGAGCTCTCGATCGTGGCGTCCGCCGAGACCCGCCTGCTGGAGATTCGCTGGCAGGGCCTGCGCGATCTTATGGAAGCGGATGAAGGCATCGCGCGGCACATTGACGATATGTATCGCAAGCGCTCTCTCAAGGGCGCGCTGGAGGCGATCCCGCATTTTAACAACCTGCCGGATGATGTCCTCGACCAGGTGCAGTTCACCACCTACGGCAAATACGACGAGTGGTCGTCGGAGTATATCGGGCTGAGCGCCGAAGAGAAGACGCACGTCATCGAGCAGGAGGAGATTATCGTCCAGGAGGGCGATTATCCCAACGGCGTGCATGTGGTTCGGGCGGGCTTCGCGCGCGAGAGCAAACGCTACGGACACGGGCACCGCACGTTGAACTACCTGGCGAGCGGGCAGGTCTTCGGGATCAAGGAGGTGCTCTACAACTGGCAGCACCCGAACCACCCGATCCCGTTTCAGCACAGCCTGCGCGCTATCGGCTACGCCCACATCCTGACGATTCCGACCCATCTCGTGGAGAAGTATGTGCTGCCCGTGCTCCTCAAGGAGCAGCCGAATTTCCCGCGCTACCGCAGCAAGGATATCCGGACGGGCAATACCGAGGTGGATAGCACGCTCCGGGACGACATCGGCGCGGGACTCTTCGAGTTTCTGGCGGAGAACCGGGTGCTGAACGGCACGCGCACCATGCTGATCAATTTGGATCGCTGCACGCGGTGCGACGACTGCGTTCGCGGGTGCGCCGCCGCGCACGACAACAATCCGCGTTTCGTGCGCCATGGCCCGATCCACGGCAACATCATGGTTGCCAATTCGTGCATGCATTGCGCCGACCCGGTGTGTATGATCGGGTGCCCCACGGGCGCGATTTCCCGCGAGAGCCTCGAAGGGCAGGTGGTCATCAACGAAGACACCTGCATCGGCTGCGCGACGTGCTTCAGCAATTGCCCCTACGACGCCATCCGCATGATCACGGTGCGGAACCGGCGCGGCGAATTCCGTATCGCGACGTCGGGCGAGGCGGCGGGCGCGCCGATCTACAAGGCGACGAAGTGTGATTTCTGTGTAGACCATACCGGCGGCCCGGCGTGCGTTCGGGCGTGCCCCCACGATGCCCTGCAACGCGTGAACATGCAGAACGTGGACGAACTGGCCAGGTTTTTGAAACGGTGA
- a CDS encoding cytochrome c family protein — protein MKAMLNRFQLTLRSGAIAAAAAAALCAAPALANDDVLTYEPSKIVEDEAAQCAQCHENAVNAWSESVHKKTYDELHLRDEAQAVLERLGMSGSIRRNNECVQCHYTQSAKEPGGRASTVMGVSCQRCHGPAKGWMDLHQNAEAVPTRAERLKKSEAEGMRLTNDIYTLAMNCFQCHTVPREDLVNKGLHPAGSEFELVAWSHGEVRHNFLNDDPALRKEQGENKDTSKDTKAIFYVVGKTLDLEFALRGLAKATEEGTYLTAMGERAQKAYDDLKGLGGMDKVLSQVPMDGGKVKVATGNEAEYMKAANAIRGVAKTIESDKGSFGSAITAAAGKLPSEYRGKVYK, from the coding sequence ATGAAAGCAATGCTGAACAGGTTCCAGTTGACGCTGCGGAGCGGCGCCATCGCCGCCGCCGCCGCCGCGGCCCTTTGCGCCGCGCCCGCGCTTGCCAACGACGATGTGTTGACCTACGAACCGTCGAAAATCGTCGAGGACGAAGCCGCGCAGTGCGCGCAGTGCCACGAGAACGCGGTAAACGCGTGGTCGGAGTCGGTCCACAAGAAGACCTACGACGAACTGCACCTGCGCGATGAGGCCCAGGCCGTGCTGGAGCGTCTCGGAATGAGCGGCAGTATCCGGCGCAACAACGAGTGCGTGCAGTGCCACTATACCCAGTCGGCCAAGGAGCCCGGCGGCCGCGCGTCCACGGTGATGGGCGTCTCCTGCCAGCGCTGCCACGGCCCCGCGAAGGGCTGGATGGACCTCCACCAGAACGCCGAGGCCGTTCCCACCCGCGCGGAGCGCCTGAAGAAGTCGGAGGCGGAGGGCATGCGCCTCACCAACGACATCTACACGCTGGCGATGAACTGCTTTCAGTGCCACACCGTTCCGCGCGAAGACCTGGTCAACAAGGGGCTGCACCCGGCCGGCAGCGAATTTGAGCTGGTGGCGTGGAGCCACGGCGAAGTCCGCCACAATTTCCTGAACGACGATCCCGCGCTCCGCAAGGAACAGGGCGAGAACAAGGATACCAGCAAGGACACCAAGGCGATCTTCTACGTGGTCGGCAAGACGCTGGACCTCGAGTTCGCGCTGCGCGGCCTGGCCAAGGCCACCGAGGAGGGGACCTACCTCACCGCGATGGGCGAGCGCGCCCAGAAGGCCTACGACGATCTCAAGGGCCTCGGCGGGATGGACAAGGTCCTGAGCCAGGTTCCCATGGACGGCGGCAAGGTTAAGGTGGCGACGGGAAATGAAGCGGAGTACATGAAGGCCGCCAACGCCATCCGCGGAGTCGCCAAGACCATCGAGTCCGACAAGGGCAGCTTCGGCTCCGCCATCACCGCCGCCGCGGGGAAACTCCCGTCGGAATACCGCGGCAAAGTATACAAGTGA
- a CDS encoding 2Fe-2S iron-sulfur cluster binding domain-containing protein, which translates to MELVALALGLLVFAGLLLQVPVLVYGTVQRARAQQVQRALELREWQLRVKRAETQLGRAETSKLSWTGWRKFEVRKKVIENKAGDICSFYFYPHDRKKLPEFKPGQFLMFRFNIPDPESPGETVEETRCYSLSDSPNPRYYRISVRKVPAPPDQPDVPPGLVSSFLHDQVKEGDLIDVQAPSGDFYLDPDHESPVVLVAGGVGVTPILSMCNTLIDRKSNREVWIFFGVRNPDDLVMLPNFEYAASHLQNARVTICFSAGMPAGVEDGAVMESGIVYRKGRADAGLLKQVLPGNNYAYYICGPEPMMVGLERDLMAWGAPKDKIHWEAFSEPTGPAPAAAAAGQALSITYGASGKSITWKGEKSIRAAAKSAKYKEKKIKYACGQGKCGCCLTALKSGEVAYAGVQPAFSGLQEGFCLPCIATPRTAIELDA; encoded by the coding sequence TTGGAACTGGTCGCACTGGCATTGGGCCTCCTGGTCTTTGCGGGGTTGCTGTTGCAGGTGCCCGTGCTCGTGTATGGCACGGTCCAGCGCGCCCGCGCCCAGCAGGTTCAGCGCGCTCTGGAGCTCCGGGAATGGCAGCTTCGCGTAAAGCGCGCCGAGACCCAGCTCGGCCGCGCCGAGACCAGCAAGCTCTCCTGGACGGGATGGCGCAAGTTCGAAGTCCGGAAGAAGGTCATTGAGAACAAGGCGGGGGATATCTGCTCGTTCTACTTCTACCCGCACGACCGGAAGAAACTGCCGGAATTCAAGCCGGGCCAGTTTCTTATGTTCCGCTTCAATATCCCGGATCCCGAGAGCCCCGGCGAGACTGTCGAAGAGACCCGCTGCTACTCCCTGTCGGACAGCCCGAATCCGCGCTACTACCGGATCAGCGTTCGCAAGGTGCCGGCCCCGCCCGATCAGCCCGATGTTCCCCCGGGCCTGGTTTCCAGTTTCCTGCACGATCAGGTGAAGGAAGGCGACCTGATCGACGTGCAGGCGCCCAGTGGCGATTTCTATCTTGATCCCGATCACGAGTCGCCGGTGGTGCTTGTGGCGGGCGGCGTGGGCGTCACCCCGATCCTGTCGATGTGCAACACTTTGATCGATCGCAAGAGCAACCGCGAGGTCTGGATTTTTTTCGGCGTCCGGAATCCGGACGACCTCGTCATGCTGCCCAACTTTGAATACGCGGCAAGCCACCTTCAGAACGCGCGCGTCACGATATGCTTCAGCGCCGGGATGCCCGCCGGGGTGGAAGACGGCGCGGTTATGGAAAGCGGTATCGTTTACCGCAAGGGGCGCGCGGATGCGGGGCTGTTGAAGCAAGTTCTTCCCGGGAACAACTACGCGTACTACATTTGCGGGCCGGAGCCGATGATGGTCGGCCTGGAGCGCGATCTGATGGCGTGGGGGGCGCCCAAAGACAAGATCCACTGGGAGGCCTTCAGCGAACCCACCGGGCCGGCGCCCGCCGCCGCGGCAGCGGGCCAGGCGCTGAGCATTACGTACGGCGCCAGCGGGAAGTCCATCACGTGGAAGGGCGAGAAGAGCATACGCGCGGCGGCGAAGTCGGCGAAGTACAAAGAGAAGAAGATCAAGTACGCGTGCGGCCAGGGCAAGTGCGGATGCTGCCTGACCGCGCTCAAGAGCGGGGAAGTGGCGTACGCGGGTGTGCAGCCGGCCTTCAGCGGGTTGCAGGAAGGCTTTTGCCTGCCCTGTATCGCCACGCCCAGAACCGCAATCGAACTGGATGCCTGA
- a CDS encoding tetratricopeptide repeat protein — protein MADIDEIRAYLETHPDDHKQRWRLAKKLYNAWDYRSALAELLVLQEAWPDQVPVQRYLAATYYRLGKYAESEAILVKAIGESPDDVTLLEQLAKVHEGAGRTEKAIDAWSRVLEKKPSSKSAEEALERLGMAVGTMASTMAGATMAGEMSDHGNDTIIICPHCGEGNDVFSKRCTRCHGAFGNADAAMAPEEAPVRVRSRAGLVFFLSFLAVAALCGAVFYWLAISR, from the coding sequence ATGGCCGACATTGACGAGATCCGCGCATACCTGGAAACGCACCCGGACGACCACAAGCAGCGGTGGCGTCTGGCCAAGAAGCTTTATAACGCCTGGGACTACCGGTCCGCCCTGGCCGAACTGCTCGTCCTTCAGGAGGCGTGGCCGGATCAGGTTCCCGTGCAGCGGTACCTCGCCGCGACGTATTACCGGTTGGGCAAGTACGCCGAGTCGGAGGCGATCCTCGTGAAGGCTATCGGCGAGTCCCCGGACGATGTCACCTTGCTCGAGCAGCTCGCCAAGGTGCACGAGGGCGCGGGCCGCACCGAGAAGGCGATTGACGCCTGGAGCCGCGTGCTCGAAAAGAAGCCTTCTTCAAAGAGCGCGGAGGAGGCGCTCGAGCGGCTGGGTATGGCTGTGGGGACCATGGCGTCCACGATGGCGGGCGCGACCATGGCCGGGGAAATGTCCGACCACGGTAACGACACCATCATCATCTGCCCGCATTGCGGCGAGGGGAACGATGTCTTCAGCAAGCGTTGTACGCGCTGCCACGGCGCCTTCGGGAACGCGGACGCCGCGATGGCGCCGGAGGAGGCCCCGGTCCGGGTTCGCTCCCGCGCGGGGCTGGTGTTCTTTCTCAGTTTTCTGGCGGTGGCGGCGCTTTGCGGGGCGGTCTTCTACTGGCTGGCGATCTCGCGCTAA
- a CDS encoding serine/threonine protein kinase — MVQRSDEEMDAPNTEAPSGAPDSDDFDSEFGAFNDAEILRRLRAASPPSRVVLTPDQRSVDLRPGSLINRRFKVLKQLGFGGMGAVYLVRDMHLHELRALKVLLPRLLSNPEAQRRFLIETKICQKLSHEHIVRVHDLGVDFETGMQFFTMALADGETLFQYLKRQGGQLPLAEVIGLMKQLCQALAYAHRHTIHRDLKPQNIMRGPDGRITILDFGLAKLIDPNNPALSRMAVGTAHYQAPEQRSDPQGIDRRADLYAAGIILYQLLTGQIPAGQYMPASRVARGVPRSVDAIVRRCLKPREERYASAEELLADLESVRPPGLRDWLLRIAGR, encoded by the coding sequence ATGGTGCAGCGCAGCGACGAGGAAATGGACGCCCCCAACACGGAGGCGCCATCCGGCGCGCCGGATTCGGATGACTTCGACAGCGAATTCGGCGCGTTCAACGACGCGGAGATCCTGCGGCGGCTCCGGGCGGCAAGCCCCCCGTCCAGGGTGGTATTGACGCCGGATCAGCGTTCGGTCGATCTCCGGCCGGGAAGCCTGATCAATCGCCGGTTCAAGGTGCTCAAGCAGCTGGGTTTCGGCGGGATGGGCGCGGTGTACCTGGTGCGGGACATGCACCTGCACGAGCTGCGCGCACTCAAGGTGCTGCTCCCGCGCCTGCTCTCCAATCCCGAGGCGCAGCGCCGCTTTCTGATCGAGACCAAGATCTGCCAGAAGCTCTCGCACGAGCACATCGTCCGGGTGCATGATCTGGGCGTCGACTTCGAGACGGGCATGCAGTTCTTCACGATGGCGCTGGCGGACGGGGAGACCCTGTTTCAGTACCTCAAGCGCCAGGGGGGCCAGCTGCCGCTGGCGGAGGTGATCGGGCTGATGAAGCAGCTTTGCCAGGCCCTCGCCTACGCGCACCGGCACACCATACACCGCGATCTCAAGCCGCAGAACATCATGCGCGGCCCGGACGGGCGGATCACGATTCTGGACTTCGGCCTGGCGAAACTGATCGACCCGAACAATCCGGCGCTGTCCCGCATGGCGGTGGGCACCGCGCACTACCAGGCCCCGGAGCAGCGATCGGATCCGCAGGGCATCGACCGGCGCGCGGATCTGTACGCGGCCGGAATCATCCTGTACCAGTTGCTTACCGGCCAGATTCCGGCGGGCCAGTACATGCCGGCGTCGCGCGTGGCGCGGGGCGTCCCGAGGTCCGTGGACGCAATCGTCCGGCGCTGCCTGAAACCTCGGGAAGAGCGCTACGCCAGCGCGGAGGAGCTGCTGGCGGATCTGGAGTCGGTTCGCCCGCCCGGATTACGGGATTGGCTTCTCCGGATCGCCGGCCGGTAG
- the rlmB gene encoding 23S rRNA (guanosine(2251)-2'-O)-methyltransferase RlmB, producing MKHHPQSDTVFGRIPVLECLRARRRKAHALYLLDSGRDLGEIRHAARGVPVHEVPRPELDRLAGGGTHQGAVLLAGPLPVHPLNEWLNRPLAEDAFIVILDCIEDPHNFGAIVRSAAACGAAAVLFGKDRTAPLSPAAHKSAAGAMEHIDLIQAPNIARAADQLKKHGFWLAALMPDSPQNLWDADLRGRIAIVVGNEGKGVRPLVEKQCDLRLRIPLSGPITSLNASVSAAIALAECVRQRHAGR from the coding sequence TTGAAACACCACCCGCAATCCGACACCGTTTTCGGGCGCATCCCCGTTCTGGAATGCCTCCGAGCCCGGCGCCGCAAGGCGCACGCACTGTACCTGCTCGACTCCGGTCGCGACCTCGGCGAAATCCGCCATGCCGCGCGCGGCGTTCCCGTGCACGAGGTTCCCCGCCCGGAACTGGACCGGCTCGCGGGCGGCGGAACGCATCAGGGGGCGGTGCTGCTGGCGGGCCCCCTCCCCGTCCACCCGCTGAACGAATGGCTCAACCGCCCGCTGGCGGAGGACGCGTTCATCGTCATACTCGACTGCATCGAGGATCCCCACAACTTCGGCGCAATCGTCCGGTCCGCGGCCGCCTGCGGGGCCGCCGCGGTGCTGTTTGGCAAGGACCGAACCGCCCCGCTGAGCCCGGCCGCCCACAAGAGCGCGGCTGGCGCGATGGAGCATATCGATCTCATCCAGGCGCCCAATATCGCGCGGGCGGCGGACCAACTCAAGAAGCACGGCTTCTGGCTCGCCGCGCTGATGCCCGACAGCCCGCAGAACCTGTGGGACGCCGATCTGCGCGGGCGTATCGCGATCGTCGTGGGCAACGAGGGGAAGGGCGTGCGGCCCCTGGTGGAAAAACAGTGCGACCTGCGGCTGCGCATCCCCCTCTCCGGCCCCATCACCAGCCTGAACGCGTCGGTGAGCGCGGCGATCGCGCTGGCGGAATGCGTGCGCCAACGGCACGCGGGTCGGTAG
- a CDS encoding AAA family ATPase — MTHTNGPALRIQRLTIRNYKGIEHLELEFPEPRMPGDPDVFVLGSENGLGKTSVLECCGLLLIAATTGESELELADPWYSTAFMPAVVIRAGTEFAEIKGKLTIAGEAAYVAIQIHPYGSLRIVNHSKRREILDGKLAWTHSRYFEDSLRAIWGLYPDPLLESAFISFNSYRKVHEGNPALGLIADGAGHRSRQLASPDEFSTSALKIQILRSMMRRAELFEREADYQATQDDSIDKLNSLMATYAGGTISRLRPSPDNTVEFRVDPIDGGPPYIFDGLSSGQKEIISTLFLIWYHTRNSPLVVLIDEPELHLNAQWHRSFVKTLFSIAPRNQYIMATHSEFVMDSVDADRRILLSATPEAVG, encoded by the coding sequence ATGACCCATACAAACGGTCCGGCCCTGAGGATACAACGCCTCACCATCCGGAATTACAAGGGGATTGAGCACCTGGAGCTGGAATTCCCCGAGCCCAGGATGCCGGGGGATCCCGATGTGTTCGTTCTCGGCAGCGAAAACGGCCTGGGGAAGACTTCCGTCCTGGAATGCTGCGGATTGCTGCTTATAGCGGCGACAACAGGCGAGAGTGAATTGGAACTCGCAGACCCCTGGTATTCCACTGCGTTTATGCCAGCCGTCGTCATACGCGCGGGGACAGAGTTCGCGGAAATCAAGGGAAAACTGACGATTGCCGGGGAAGCGGCGTATGTTGCGATCCAGATTCACCCGTACGGTAGTCTGCGCATTGTCAATCATTCAAAACGCAGAGAAATCCTGGATGGTAAGCTCGCATGGACACATTCAAGATATTTCGAGGATTCATTGCGGGCGATCTGGGGCTTATATCCAGACCCGCTCTTGGAAAGCGCATTCATATCCTTCAATAGTTATCGTAAAGTCCACGAGGGAAATCCAGCGTTGGGCCTTATAGCAGATGGCGCGGGACACCGAAGTCGTCAACTGGCTTCTCCGGATGAGTTCTCTACGAGTGCTTTGAAAATCCAAATATTGAGATCAATGATGCGACGAGCTGAGTTGTTTGAGAGAGAGGCGGACTATCAGGCCACGCAAGACGATAGTATAGACAAACTGAACTCGCTTATGGCGACGTACGCAGGAGGTACGATCAGCAGACTCCGTCCATCACCGGACAATACAGTAGAATTTCGGGTGGATCCGATCGATGGCGGTCCACCCTATATCTTCGATGGGCTGAGTTCAGGCCAAAAAGAGATCATATCCACACTGTTTCTAATCTGGTATCACACGCGCAACTCTCCGCTTGTGGTGCTCATTGACGAGCCGGAGCTGCATCTCAATGCGCAGTGGCACCGGAGCTTTGTGAAGACCCTGTTCTCCATCGCGCCAAGGAACCAGTACATCATGGCCACGCATTCGGAGTTCGTCATGGACTCCGTGGATGCGGATCGTCGCATTCTCCTCAGCGCCACCCCCGAGGCGGTCGGGTGA
- a CDS encoding carbamoyltransferase has translation MNILGIGGYSHDSAAALVCDGQLAAAVAEERLSRAKHQGGLPRRAVEWCLAQAGLTLAEVDHIGGYMRPGLRLVRRIPYRLGTAWRHPLYAAAYTGYEIIHNAQYVMDLRSLCGPSTRLHYLEHHPAHAASAFLCSPFDEAALLSIDYVGEWAATWRGVGRGATITRIQQTNYPNSLGVFYSALTDYLGFQRASDEYKVMGLASYGEPEYYDALSKVLRPGEDGAYRIDHRYTAWQYLPGSRRGYFSERFLREFGPRRAPGAPLDDRHRNLAASAQRLLEDIVLGLARRLHRETGSANLCLAGGVALNCAMNGRLQREGPFERIWVQPAAGDDGIAIGAALQLHHRLTGAGRAFRMEHAAWGPDADAGEIEHCLHITKTPHRRSDDIAADTARLLAEGLMVGWYQGRMEFGPRALGNRSILADPTRADMKDLLNTHVKFREEFRPFAPSVLAERAGEFFEGCAEAPFMQFVYPVRPEKRALLPAITHVDGTARVQTVTEAANPRFYRLIKAFEAIRGVPVVLNTSFNVMGEPIVHTPFDALKCFHGTGLDALAMGDYLVIKNP, from the coding sequence GTGAATATTCTCGGCATCGGCGGCTACTCCCATGATTCGGCCGCGGCGCTGGTATGCGATGGCCAGCTGGCCGCGGCGGTGGCGGAGGAGCGCCTGAGCCGGGCAAAGCACCAGGGTGGCCTGCCGCGCCGGGCGGTAGAATGGTGCCTGGCGCAGGCGGGGCTGACGCTGGCGGAGGTGGATCATATTGGCGGCTACATGCGGCCGGGGCTGCGGCTGGTTCGGCGCATCCCGTACCGGCTGGGCACGGCGTGGCGCCACCCGCTGTACGCGGCGGCCTACACCGGCTACGAGATTATCCACAACGCGCAGTATGTGATGGACTTGCGAAGCCTGTGCGGCCCGTCCACCCGGCTGCATTACCTGGAACACCACCCCGCGCACGCCGCCAGCGCGTTCCTGTGCAGCCCGTTTGACGAGGCGGCGCTGCTCTCGATCGACTATGTGGGCGAGTGGGCGGCGACATGGCGCGGCGTGGGCCGGGGCGCGACGATTACCCGAATCCAGCAGACGAATTACCCGAATTCGCTGGGGGTCTTCTACTCGGCGCTGACGGACTACCTCGGTTTTCAACGGGCCAGCGACGAGTACAAGGTGATGGGATTGGCGTCGTATGGGGAACCGGAATACTACGACGCATTAAGCAAAGTGCTCCGTCCCGGCGAGGACGGCGCCTACCGGATCGACCACCGGTACACCGCGTGGCAATACCTTCCGGGATCGCGGCGGGGCTATTTCAGCGAGCGGTTTCTCCGAGAATTCGGCCCGCGCCGCGCGCCCGGGGCGCCGCTGGACGACCGCCACCGGAACCTGGCCGCCTCGGCGCAGCGCCTGCTGGAAGACATCGTGCTGGGCCTGGCGCGGCGGCTGCACCGGGAAACGGGGTCGGCCAACCTCTGCCTGGCGGGCGGGGTGGCGCTGAACTGCGCGATGAACGGGCGTCTCCAGCGGGAAGGGCCCTTCGAGCGGATCTGGGTGCAGCCGGCGGCCGGGGACGACGGAATCGCGATTGGGGCGGCGCTGCAACTGCACCACCGGCTGACGGGCGCGGGCCGCGCATTCCGGATGGAGCATGCGGCCTGGGGTCCGGACGCGGACGCGGGCGAGATCGAGCACTGCCTGCACATCACGAAGACGCCGCACCGCCGGTCGGACGATATCGCGGCGGACACGGCCCGCCTGCTGGCGGAGGGGCTTATGGTTGGGTGGTATCAGGGCCGCATGGAGTTTGGCCCGCGCGCGCTGGGGAACCGCAGCATCCTGGCGGACCCGACCCGGGCCGACATGAAGGATCTGCTGAACACGCACGTGAAGTTCCGCGAGGAGTTCCGGCCCTTCGCGCCGAGCGTGCTGGCGGAGCGGGCCGGTGAGTTCTTCGAGGGGTGCGCCGAGGCGCCCTTTATGCAGTTTGTGTATCCGGTGCGCCCCGAGAAGCGCGCGCTGTTGCCCGCGATTACCCATGTGGACGGGACGGCGCGGGTACAGACGGTGACTGAGGCCGCGAACCCCCGCTTTTACCGGCTGATTAAGGCCTTCGAAGCAATCCGGGGCGTTCCGGTCGTGCTGAACACGAGCTTCAACGTGATGGGCGAACCGATCGTGCACACACCCTTCGATGCCTTGAAATGCTTCCATGGCACGGGGCTGGACGCACTGGCGATGGGCGATTATCTCGTGATCAAGAATCCGTAA
- a CDS encoding glycosyltransferase: MRILIPTADYPPIEGGISTVTLELSRALARRGHTVTVVAPWFPDMESFDATEPVTVVRYRGYDWGWLRAWPLFRVAGPLVRRHDVILAINVAYGGLLGLLGRTIGGAPYVNFAYGYEYLKFSRNPAARLLLRLIYRGGRTTIAISRYTRDQLIQFGVAPSRIAVALPGAQLPEPVSDSAIRAARHELDLEDAPYILSVGRLIPRKGHVTLIEALARLQERGIHAHLVIAGRGPEMEACQRQAAALGLDGCVHLAGYVAPAMLGALYADCACFALPAGEDENGQVEGFGLVYTEAHAHGKPVIAGRSGGAPEAVLHEETGLLVSPRDPDAIAEALARVLGDPAYGRALGEAGRARVARELNWDRFAERVIQESGLAETPVDATQPAGRDARADE, encoded by the coding sequence ATGCGAATCCTGATACCCACAGCCGACTATCCGCCCATTGAAGGGGGCATCAGCACCGTCACCCTGGAGCTGTCCCGGGCGCTGGCGCGCCGGGGGCACACGGTGACGGTGGTGGCGCCGTGGTTTCCGGATATGGAGTCCTTCGACGCAACGGAACCGGTGACGGTGGTGCGCTACCGGGGCTACGACTGGGGCTGGCTGCGCGCCTGGCCGCTTTTTCGGGTGGCGGGCCCGCTCGTGCGGCGGCATGACGTGATCCTGGCGATTAACGTGGCGTATGGCGGGTTGCTGGGCCTTCTGGGGCGCACTATCGGCGGGGCGCCCTACGTCAATTTCGCCTATGGCTATGAATATCTGAAGTTTTCGCGGAATCCGGCGGCGCGGTTGTTGCTGCGGCTTATCTACCGGGGCGGGCGCACGACCATCGCGATCAGCCGGTACACGCGGGATCAGCTCATTCAATTCGGGGTGGCGCCATCCCGCATCGCGGTGGCGCTTCCGGGCGCGCAATTGCCGGAGCCGGTATCGGACTCCGCGATCCGCGCGGCCCGGCACGAGCTCGATCTGGAGGACGCGCCGTACATCCTTTCGGTGGGGCGGCTGATCCCGCGAAAGGGACACGTCACCCTGATCGAGGCGCTGGCGCGCCTTCAGGAGCGGGGCATTCACGCCCACCTGGTCATCGCCGGACGCGGCCCGGAGATGGAGGCGTGCCAGCGGCAGGCGGCAGCGCTCGGGCTGGACGGCTGTGTTCATCTGGCGGGCTATGTGGCGCCGGCGATGCTGGGCGCGCTCTACGCCGATTGCGCGTGTTTCGCGCTGCCCGCGGGGGAGGATGAGAACGGGCAGGTGGAAGGTTTCGGGCTGGTCTACACCGAGGCCCACGCGCATGGAAAGCCGGTGATCGCGGGCCGGTCCGGGGGCGCGCCGGAGGCGGTGCTGCACGAGGAGACAGGCCTGCTGGTTTCGCCGCGGGACCCGGACGCCATCGCGGAGGCGCTGGCGCGCGTGCTGGGCGATCCGGCATACGGGCGAGCGCTCGGCGAGGCGGGGCGTGCGCGGGTAGCGCGCGAGCTGAACTGGGATCGCTTCGCCGAACGGGTGATCCAGGAGTCCGGGCTGGCGGAGACGC